A single genomic interval of Arachis duranensis cultivar V14167 chromosome 7, aradu.V14167.gnm2.J7QH, whole genome shotgun sequence harbors:
- the LOC107459947 gene encoding LOW QUALITY PROTEIN: tobamovirus multiplication protein 2B-like (The sequence of the model RefSeq protein was modified relative to this genomic sequence to represent the inferred CDS: inserted 1 base in 1 codon), which translates to MERRQQNPISNDRRGRLWRSMSTAGSASAGSGTREAPAKAMVTEQISQAVQSSANLLHLMQNSSPAQAKLTKLPXNLMAKVSTMKNTEQILEQLPRVISSLDAYMDNGLQNMAHLKTVVQLMENMQSSQNLNNEAKLKGQVKGNLFSLEFHLWLKVIQVEKYVSTRDNVA; encoded by the exons ATGGAACGACGGCAACAGAACCCAATCAGTAACGACAGAAGAGGGCGGTTGTGGCGATCGATGTCGACGGCGGGATCAGCCTCCGCCGGCAGTGGCACAAGAGAGGCTCCGGCAAAGGCTATGGTGACGGAGCAGATATCTCAGGCGGTTCAATCCTCCGCCAACCTCCTCCACCTGATGCAGAACTCTTCTCCGGCTCAG GCCAAACTCACTAAGCTTC AGAACCTTATGGCAAAGGTTTCTACTATGAAGAATACAGAGCAG ATTTTAGAGCAACTTCCTCGGGTGATATCATCTTTGGATGCATATATGGATAATGGACTGCAAAA CATGGCACATTTGAAGACTGTGGTTCAGTTAATGGAAAACATGCAAAGCAGCCA GAACTTGAACAACGAAGCCAAACTGAAGGGCCAGGTTAAGGgaaatcttttttctttggagTTTCACCTTTG GTTGAAGGTTATTCAAGTGGAGAAATATGTGAGCACTAGAGATAATGTAGCATAA